Proteins co-encoded in one Macrobrachium nipponense isolate FS-2020 chromosome 24, ASM1510439v2, whole genome shotgun sequence genomic window:
- the LOC135205705 gene encoding zinc finger protein 346-like isoform X1 has protein sequence MSAGETNSLIQEAFNDGIILYSKQTLNYECVLCKKSMTGDAPLAQHLESKKHEEAAFRYAVSHVSSCPESLKKFFTPEIKRAVEEGIIEVSQSPGGVYGIYCKTCNKDVNGYAPLTQHLMGADHRKQLQGVQVRIPSFVTGASNNRLEEARSVTSPLLAPGSEGFVKFPPRLTSTCTSAISSTQTTPIPTLTFRNDQRHVPNGASLLEPSYPRLPEPVGLYRSQPSHRETSPTRFPTPRSPLQSVSLSMSAINSFPKRSESREVTPSSPLPRHSLPLINPGALHLDPQNSIVLQAINDDVLVFNSETLKYTCRVCGIFFPTQQQTEDHLKHKIHREASARIVVNQQGHGPPSLLELLPQNIIEAAAASTITVTEGNTFKCVVCGTSSTGVIPLKQHLESREHLKKKGISSGQPALPHLSNAYARSGTESSSLREPPGNSHTADDVNVNALAVAFERGLVFCLDNNSSVFKCETCGVTLNSLRNLDQHLNGAKHKKQFQKNSLTPGGQPCLTSPQSSEDPNTPRGFQKNSLTPGGQPCLTSPQSSEYPNTPRGFQKNSLTPGGQPCLTSPQSSEDPNTPRGCNVQRQPYEVNTEPRGLVYIFNYKFTGRKTNPKERKGAEQDTVNLMKTFTDMGYKVIPMENMTATETRDSMEEIRQSRDLERVAALIFFFLSHGNEPYKFYGEDGEMLDLQQDVWNKLTNTSCPSMKNKPKIIFANFCRGFDTEMNEYDAVVRDVPRDLVTIHAATEGITARRNPQLGTHFVQSLCDALRWCAHDSDLRGIYEVLDTISKSRGGTQPKWEDSRFKTFYFNPVW, from the exons ATGTCAGCAGGAGAGACA AACTCACTTATTCAAGAAGCCTTCAACGACGGAATCATCCTATACAGCAAACAAACACTGAACTATGAATGTGTTTTGTGCAAGAAATCGATGACAGGGGACGCTCCACTTGCCCAACACTTGGAGTCCAAGAAGCATGAAGAGGCCGCCTTCAGGTACGCCGTTAGTCATGTAAGCAGTTGTCCCGAGTCGCTCAAGAAGTTTTTCACTCCTGAGATCAAGAGAGCAGTTGAAGAGGGGATCATAGAAGTGTCACAGTCGCCAGGAGGCGTTTATGGCATCTACTGTAAAACATGCAACAAGGACGTGAATGGATACGCCCCTCTCACTCAACACCTAATGGGAGCTGATCACAGAAAGCAACTCCAAGGAGTTCAAGTGAGGATACCCTCCTTTGTAACCGGCGCAAGCAACAACAGGTTGGAGGAAGCTAGATCCGTGACGAGTCCTTTACTAGCTCCTGGGTCTGAAGGCTTTGTTAAATTCCCACCCCGATTAACCTCAACATGCACCAGTGCAATATCTAGTACCCAAACGACCCCGATTCCAACCCTTACATTTAGAAATGACCAGAGGCATGTACCAAACGGAGCCTCACTACTAGAACCATCTTACCCCAGGCTTCCAGAGCCAGTAGGATTGTACAGAAGCCAGCCCTCTCATAGAGAGACAAGCCCCACCAGGTTTCCAACTCCCCGATCTCCACTTCAGTCAGTAAGTCTCTCCATGTCTGCGATAAACAGCTTCCCCAAGAGATCCGAAAGCAGAGAAGTGACCCCGTCATCACCTTTGCCAAGACATTCATTGCCTCTGATTAACCCTGGAGCTCTTCATCTGGATCCG CAGAACAGCATTGTTCTTCAAGCAATTAATGACGACGTCTTGGTCTTCAACTCTGAAACCTTGAAGTACACGTGCAGAGTGTGCGGCATATTTTTCCCCACGCAGCAGCAGACAGAAGACCACCTGAAGCACAAAATCCACAGAGAAGCGAGTGCCAGGATTGTCGTGAACCAGCAGGGCCACGGCCCTCCATCTCTGCTGGAGCTCCTGCCTCAGAATATCATAGAAGCTGCAGCTGCCTCCACCATTACTGTCACTGAAGGCAACACCTTCAAGTGTGTCGTCTGTGGCACCTCCAGCACAGGAGTTATTCCTCTTAAGCAACATTTGGAAAGCAGGGAGCATCTCAAGAAAAAGGGTATCAGTTCAGGGCAGCCTGCTCTTCCTCACCTGAGCAATGCCTACGCTCGAAGTGGTACAGAAAGCTCTTCACTCCGGGAGCCACCTGGAAATTCGCACACTGCAGATGATGTCAATGTTAAC GCGCTGGCGGTCGCCTTCGAAAGAGGTCTCGTTTTCTGCCTGGATAACAACTCGTCTGTTTTCAAATGCGAAACTTGCGGTGTGACTCTAAATAGCCTGAGAAACCTGGATCAACACCTGAATGGCGCCAAACACAAGAAACAG TTTCAGAAAAACAGCCTCACCCCTGGTGGTCAACCTTGCCTTACTAGTCCTCAGAGCTCGGAGGATCCAAATACACCTAGAGGG TTTCAGAAAAACAGCCTCACCCCTGGTGGTCAACCTTGCCTTACTAGTCCTCAAAGCTCGGAGTATCCAAATACACCTAGAGGG TTTCAGAAAAACAGCCTCACCCCCGGTGGTCAACCTTGCCTTACTAGTCCTCAGAGCTCGGAGGATCCAAATACACCCAGAGGA TGCAATGTACAAAGACAGCCGTATGAGGTGAATACAGAACCCAGAGGTCTTGTTTACATCTTCAACTACAAGTTCACCGGAAGGAAGACTAACCCCAAGGAGAGGAAAGGTGCAGAGCAAGATACAGTTAACCTGATGAAAACCTTCACGGACATGGGATATAAGGTCATTCCCATGGAGAACATGACTGCCACGGAAACGAGGGACTCCATGGAAGAGATCCGGCAGAGCAGAGACCTGGAGAGAGTGGCTGccttaatcttcttcttcttgagccATGGAAATGAGCCTTACAAATTCTACGGCGAAGACGGGGAAATGCTAGACTTGCAACAGGACGTCTGGAACAAACTGACGAACACTTCGTGTCCATCCATGAAAAACAAACCCAAGATAATCTTTGCAAACTTTTGTCGTGGCTTCGATACAGAGATGAATGAATATGATGCCGTGGTGAGGGATGTTCCTAGGGACCTGGTTACTATTCACGCTGCCACAGAAGGAATAACTGCCCGTCGGAATCCTCAACTTGGAACGCACTTCGTGCAGTCGCTTTGTGACGCTTTGAGGTGGTGTGCTCACGATTCTGATCTTAGGGGAATCTATGAAGTGCTCGATACCATTTCTAAATCTCGTGGTGGCACGCAGCCGAAGTGGGAGGATTCTAGATTTAAAACTTTCTATTTTAATccggtatggtaa
- the LOC135205705 gene encoding zinc finger protein 346-like isoform X2: MSAGETNSLIQEAFNDGIILYSKQTLNYECVLCKKSMTGDAPLAQHLESKKHEEAAFRYAVSHVSSCPESLKKFFTPEIKRAVEEGIIEVSQSPGGVYGIYCKTCNKDVNGYAPLTQHLMGADHRKQLQGVQVRIPSFVTGASNNRLEEARSVTSPLLAPGSEGFVKFPPRLTSTCTSAISSTQTTPIPTLTFRNDQRHVPNGASLLEPSYPRLPEPVGLYRSQPSHRETSPTRFPTPRSPLQSVSLSMSAINSFPKRSESREVTPSSPLPRHSLPLINPGALHLDPNSIVLQAINDDVLVFNSETLKYTCRVCGIFFPTQQQTEDHLKHKIHREASARIVVNQQGHGPPSLLELLPQNIIEAAAASTITVTEGNTFKCVVCGTSSTGVIPLKQHLESREHLKKKGISSGQPALPHLSNAYARSGTESSSLREPPGNSHTADDVNVNALAVAFERGLVFCLDNNSSVFKCETCGVTLNSLRNLDQHLNGAKHKKQFQKNSLTPGGQPCLTSPQSSEDPNTPRGFQKNSLTPGGQPCLTSPQSSEYPNTPRGFQKNSLTPGGQPCLTSPQSSEDPNTPRGCNVQRQPYEVNTEPRGLVYIFNYKFTGRKTNPKERKGAEQDTVNLMKTFTDMGYKVIPMENMTATETRDSMEEIRQSRDLERVAALIFFFLSHGNEPYKFYGEDGEMLDLQQDVWNKLTNTSCPSMKNKPKIIFANFCRGFDTEMNEYDAVVRDVPRDLVTIHAATEGITARRNPQLGTHFVQSLCDALRWCAHDSDLRGIYEVLDTISKSRGGTQPKWEDSRFKTFYFNPVW; encoded by the exons ATGTCAGCAGGAGAGACA AACTCACTTATTCAAGAAGCCTTCAACGACGGAATCATCCTATACAGCAAACAAACACTGAACTATGAATGTGTTTTGTGCAAGAAATCGATGACAGGGGACGCTCCACTTGCCCAACACTTGGAGTCCAAGAAGCATGAAGAGGCCGCCTTCAGGTACGCCGTTAGTCATGTAAGCAGTTGTCCCGAGTCGCTCAAGAAGTTTTTCACTCCTGAGATCAAGAGAGCAGTTGAAGAGGGGATCATAGAAGTGTCACAGTCGCCAGGAGGCGTTTATGGCATCTACTGTAAAACATGCAACAAGGACGTGAATGGATACGCCCCTCTCACTCAACACCTAATGGGAGCTGATCACAGAAAGCAACTCCAAGGAGTTCAAGTGAGGATACCCTCCTTTGTAACCGGCGCAAGCAACAACAGGTTGGAGGAAGCTAGATCCGTGACGAGTCCTTTACTAGCTCCTGGGTCTGAAGGCTTTGTTAAATTCCCACCCCGATTAACCTCAACATGCACCAGTGCAATATCTAGTACCCAAACGACCCCGATTCCAACCCTTACATTTAGAAATGACCAGAGGCATGTACCAAACGGAGCCTCACTACTAGAACCATCTTACCCCAGGCTTCCAGAGCCAGTAGGATTGTACAGAAGCCAGCCCTCTCATAGAGAGACAAGCCCCACCAGGTTTCCAACTCCCCGATCTCCACTTCAGTCAGTAAGTCTCTCCATGTCTGCGATAAACAGCTTCCCCAAGAGATCCGAAAGCAGAGAAGTGACCCCGTCATCACCTTTGCCAAGACATTCATTGCCTCTGATTAACCCTGGAGCTCTTCATCTGGATCCG AACAGCATTGTTCTTCAAGCAATTAATGACGACGTCTTGGTCTTCAACTCTGAAACCTTGAAGTACACGTGCAGAGTGTGCGGCATATTTTTCCCCACGCAGCAGCAGACAGAAGACCACCTGAAGCACAAAATCCACAGAGAAGCGAGTGCCAGGATTGTCGTGAACCAGCAGGGCCACGGCCCTCCATCTCTGCTGGAGCTCCTGCCTCAGAATATCATAGAAGCTGCAGCTGCCTCCACCATTACTGTCACTGAAGGCAACACCTTCAAGTGTGTCGTCTGTGGCACCTCCAGCACAGGAGTTATTCCTCTTAAGCAACATTTGGAAAGCAGGGAGCATCTCAAGAAAAAGGGTATCAGTTCAGGGCAGCCTGCTCTTCCTCACCTGAGCAATGCCTACGCTCGAAGTGGTACAGAAAGCTCTTCACTCCGGGAGCCACCTGGAAATTCGCACACTGCAGATGATGTCAATGTTAAC GCGCTGGCGGTCGCCTTCGAAAGAGGTCTCGTTTTCTGCCTGGATAACAACTCGTCTGTTTTCAAATGCGAAACTTGCGGTGTGACTCTAAATAGCCTGAGAAACCTGGATCAACACCTGAATGGCGCCAAACACAAGAAACAG TTTCAGAAAAACAGCCTCACCCCTGGTGGTCAACCTTGCCTTACTAGTCCTCAGAGCTCGGAGGATCCAAATACACCTAGAGGG TTTCAGAAAAACAGCCTCACCCCTGGTGGTCAACCTTGCCTTACTAGTCCTCAAAGCTCGGAGTATCCAAATACACCTAGAGGG TTTCAGAAAAACAGCCTCACCCCCGGTGGTCAACCTTGCCTTACTAGTCCTCAGAGCTCGGAGGATCCAAATACACCCAGAGGA TGCAATGTACAAAGACAGCCGTATGAGGTGAATACAGAACCCAGAGGTCTTGTTTACATCTTCAACTACAAGTTCACCGGAAGGAAGACTAACCCCAAGGAGAGGAAAGGTGCAGAGCAAGATACAGTTAACCTGATGAAAACCTTCACGGACATGGGATATAAGGTCATTCCCATGGAGAACATGACTGCCACGGAAACGAGGGACTCCATGGAAGAGATCCGGCAGAGCAGAGACCTGGAGAGAGTGGCTGccttaatcttcttcttcttgagccATGGAAATGAGCCTTACAAATTCTACGGCGAAGACGGGGAAATGCTAGACTTGCAACAGGACGTCTGGAACAAACTGACGAACACTTCGTGTCCATCCATGAAAAACAAACCCAAGATAATCTTTGCAAACTTTTGTCGTGGCTTCGATACAGAGATGAATGAATATGATGCCGTGGTGAGGGATGTTCCTAGGGACCTGGTTACTATTCACGCTGCCACAGAAGGAATAACTGCCCGTCGGAATCCTCAACTTGGAACGCACTTCGTGCAGTCGCTTTGTGACGCTTTGAGGTGGTGTGCTCACGATTCTGATCTTAGGGGAATCTATGAAGTGCTCGATACCATTTCTAAATCTCGTGGTGGCACGCAGCCGAAGTGGGAGGATTCTAGATTTAAAACTTTCTATTTTAATccggtatggtaa
- the LOC135205705 gene encoding uncharacterized protein LOC135205705 isoform X3 — MSAGETNSLIQEAFNDGIILYSKQTLNYECVLCKKSMTGDAPLAQHLESKKHEEAAFRYAVSHVSSCPESLKKFFTPEIKRAVEEGIIEVSQSPGGVYGIYCKTCNKDVNGYAPLTQHLMGADHRKQLQGVQVRIPSFVTGASNNRLEEARSVTSPLLAPGSEGFVKFPPRLTSTCTSAISSTQTTPIPTLTFRNDQRHVPNGASLLEPSYPRLPEPVGLYRSQPSHRETSPTRFPTPRSPLQSVSLSMSAINSFPKRSESREVTPSSPLPRHSLPLINPGALHLDPQNSIVLQAINDDVLVFNSETLKYTCRVCGIFFPTQQQTEDHLKHKIHREASARIVVNQQGHGPPSLLELLPQNIIEAAAASTITVTEGNTFKCVVCGTSSTGVIPLKQHLESREHLKKKGISSGQPALPHLSNAYARSGTESSSLREPPGNSHTADDVNVNALAVAFERGLVFCLDNNSSVFKCETCGVTLNSLRNLDQHLNGAKHKKQFQKNSLTPGGQPCLTSPQSSEDPNTPRGFQKNSLTPGGQPCLTSPQSSEDPNTPRGCNVQRQPYEVNTEPRGLVYIFNYKFTGRKTNPKERKGAEQDTVNLMKTFTDMGYKVIPMENMTATETRDSMEEIRQSRDLERVAALIFFFLSHGNEPYKFYGEDGEMLDLQQDVWNKLTNTSCPSMKNKPKIIFANFCRGFDTEMNEYDAVVRDVPRDLVTIHAATEGITARRNPQLGTHFVQSLCDALRWCAHDSDLRGIYEVLDTISKSRGGTQPKWEDSRFKTFYFNPVW, encoded by the exons ATGTCAGCAGGAGAGACA AACTCACTTATTCAAGAAGCCTTCAACGACGGAATCATCCTATACAGCAAACAAACACTGAACTATGAATGTGTTTTGTGCAAGAAATCGATGACAGGGGACGCTCCACTTGCCCAACACTTGGAGTCCAAGAAGCATGAAGAGGCCGCCTTCAGGTACGCCGTTAGTCATGTAAGCAGTTGTCCCGAGTCGCTCAAGAAGTTTTTCACTCCTGAGATCAAGAGAGCAGTTGAAGAGGGGATCATAGAAGTGTCACAGTCGCCAGGAGGCGTTTATGGCATCTACTGTAAAACATGCAACAAGGACGTGAATGGATACGCCCCTCTCACTCAACACCTAATGGGAGCTGATCACAGAAAGCAACTCCAAGGAGTTCAAGTGAGGATACCCTCCTTTGTAACCGGCGCAAGCAACAACAGGTTGGAGGAAGCTAGATCCGTGACGAGTCCTTTACTAGCTCCTGGGTCTGAAGGCTTTGTTAAATTCCCACCCCGATTAACCTCAACATGCACCAGTGCAATATCTAGTACCCAAACGACCCCGATTCCAACCCTTACATTTAGAAATGACCAGAGGCATGTACCAAACGGAGCCTCACTACTAGAACCATCTTACCCCAGGCTTCCAGAGCCAGTAGGATTGTACAGAAGCCAGCCCTCTCATAGAGAGACAAGCCCCACCAGGTTTCCAACTCCCCGATCTCCACTTCAGTCAGTAAGTCTCTCCATGTCTGCGATAAACAGCTTCCCCAAGAGATCCGAAAGCAGAGAAGTGACCCCGTCATCACCTTTGCCAAGACATTCATTGCCTCTGATTAACCCTGGAGCTCTTCATCTGGATCCG CAGAACAGCATTGTTCTTCAAGCAATTAATGACGACGTCTTGGTCTTCAACTCTGAAACCTTGAAGTACACGTGCAGAGTGTGCGGCATATTTTTCCCCACGCAGCAGCAGACAGAAGACCACCTGAAGCACAAAATCCACAGAGAAGCGAGTGCCAGGATTGTCGTGAACCAGCAGGGCCACGGCCCTCCATCTCTGCTGGAGCTCCTGCCTCAGAATATCATAGAAGCTGCAGCTGCCTCCACCATTACTGTCACTGAAGGCAACACCTTCAAGTGTGTCGTCTGTGGCACCTCCAGCACAGGAGTTATTCCTCTTAAGCAACATTTGGAAAGCAGGGAGCATCTCAAGAAAAAGGGTATCAGTTCAGGGCAGCCTGCTCTTCCTCACCTGAGCAATGCCTACGCTCGAAGTGGTACAGAAAGCTCTTCACTCCGGGAGCCACCTGGAAATTCGCACACTGCAGATGATGTCAATGTTAAC GCGCTGGCGGTCGCCTTCGAAAGAGGTCTCGTTTTCTGCCTGGATAACAACTCGTCTGTTTTCAAATGCGAAACTTGCGGTGTGACTCTAAATAGCCTGAGAAACCTGGATCAACACCTGAATGGCGCCAAACACAAGAAACAG TTTCAGAAAAACAGCCTCACCCCTGGTGGTCAACCTTGCCTTACTAGTCCTCAGAGCTCGGAGGATCCAAATACACCTAGAGGG TTTCAGAAAAACAGCCTCACCCCCGGTGGTCAACCTTGCCTTACTAGTCCTCAGAGCTCGGAGGATCCAAATACACCCAGAGGA TGCAATGTACAAAGACAGCCGTATGAGGTGAATACAGAACCCAGAGGTCTTGTTTACATCTTCAACTACAAGTTCACCGGAAGGAAGACTAACCCCAAGGAGAGGAAAGGTGCAGAGCAAGATACAGTTAACCTGATGAAAACCTTCACGGACATGGGATATAAGGTCATTCCCATGGAGAACATGACTGCCACGGAAACGAGGGACTCCATGGAAGAGATCCGGCAGAGCAGAGACCTGGAGAGAGTGGCTGccttaatcttcttcttcttgagccATGGAAATGAGCCTTACAAATTCTACGGCGAAGACGGGGAAATGCTAGACTTGCAACAGGACGTCTGGAACAAACTGACGAACACTTCGTGTCCATCCATGAAAAACAAACCCAAGATAATCTTTGCAAACTTTTGTCGTGGCTTCGATACAGAGATGAATGAATATGATGCCGTGGTGAGGGATGTTCCTAGGGACCTGGTTACTATTCACGCTGCCACAGAAGGAATAACTGCCCGTCGGAATCCTCAACTTGGAACGCACTTCGTGCAGTCGCTTTGTGACGCTTTGAGGTGGTGTGCTCACGATTCTGATCTTAGGGGAATCTATGAAGTGCTCGATACCATTTCTAAATCTCGTGGTGGCACGCAGCCGAAGTGGGAGGATTCTAGATTTAAAACTTTCTATTTTAATccggtatggtaa